One Mesorhizobium sp. L-2-11 genomic region harbors:
- a CDS encoding zinc ribbon domain-containing protein, producing the protein MANQRRLADNTNQYEAGHRGAPRKGIALLQGLAVCGQCGRRMTVRYSGPDSACPVYCCLADRNQTGSSLCQEVRAPAVDELVAQTLLKALEPDQIAIAIAALDEIAEETRSLEKQWALRRERARYDAERARRQYDTVEPENRLVARTLEKAWEDKLRLVGEIEQEYRRWKDREPLVLQAQDHAALQELAENLPAIWHSETTQPEDRKRILRFIVQEVVLDQKKIRGQVAIKILWQTGATSEHQIQRRVQSYDRDYGELELVRERITQLNAAGDMDRQIAKILNEEGVRSSRGKLFSYEKHLALTPPLGNPHSQDQRRRSQSAALA; encoded by the coding sequence ATGGCCAATCAGAGACGCCTCGCCGACAACACCAATCAATACGAGGCCGGCCACCGCGGCGCGCCACGCAAGGGCATTGCTTTGCTGCAGGGCTTAGCGGTCTGCGGCCAGTGCGGACGGCGGATGACCGTGCGCTATAGCGGCCCCGACAGTGCATGCCCCGTCTACTGCTGCCTGGCGGACCGCAACCAGACCGGCAGCTCTCTCTGTCAGGAGGTTCGGGCGCCCGCAGTAGATGAGTTGGTTGCCCAAACCCTCCTGAAGGCGTTGGAACCTGACCAAATCGCCATCGCCATCGCTGCGCTCGACGAGATTGCGGAGGAAACGCGGAGCCTCGAGAAACAATGGGCGCTACGGCGGGAACGTGCGCGGTATGACGCCGAGCGGGCTCGACGACAATACGACACCGTGGAACCGGAAAATCGTCTCGTCGCCAGAACCCTGGAAAAGGCATGGGAAGACAAGCTGCGCTTGGTCGGTGAGATCGAGCAAGAATATCGTCGGTGGAAAGACCGAGAGCCCTTGGTGTTACAGGCACAGGATCACGCGGCGCTTCAGGAACTCGCCGAGAATTTGCCGGCTATCTGGCACTCAGAAACCACCCAGCCAGAAGACCGCAAACGTATCTTGCGCTTCATCGTGCAGGAGGTCGTTCTAGACCAGAAGAAGATACGCGGCCAGGTCGCCATCAAGATTCTTTGGCAGACCGGCGCAACCAGCGAACATCAAATCCAACGCCGAGTTCAATCTTACGATCGAGACTATGGCGAACTCGAGCTTGTGCGTGAGCGGATCACGCAACTCAATGCTGCGGGCGATATGGATAGGCAAATCGCCAAAATATTGAATGAAGAGGGCGTCCGCTCGTCGCGAGGCAAGCTGTTCAGCTATGAGAAACATCTGGCTCTTACGCCACCGTTGGGGAATCCCCACAGCCAAGATCAACGGCGTCGCAGCCAATCCGCCGCGCTGGCCTGA
- a CDS encoding recombinase family protein codes for MLAIPSSSDERLTTVRRSKFAYVYVRQSSINQVRHHQESTELQYSLVDRAVRLGWPPDRVVVIDEDLGKSGNGQVERGGFQRLIAEIGLGNAGLVVSLDASRLARNNRDWHQLLELCSLFGVIIADGERLYDPCAYHDRLLLGLSGIMSEAELHQIRIRLHQGERPAHA; via the coding sequence ATGTTGGCTATTCCGAGCAGTTCTGACGAGCGGCTCACGACCGTCCGGCGTTCAAAGTTCGCTTACGTGTATGTGCGCCAATCCTCGATAAACCAGGTGCGCCACCATCAGGAAAGCACCGAACTTCAGTACAGCTTGGTGGACCGCGCCGTCAGGTTGGGCTGGCCGCCGGACCGTGTAGTCGTCATCGATGAGGATCTTGGAAAATCGGGAAACGGCCAAGTCGAGCGTGGCGGCTTCCAACGGCTCATCGCCGAGATCGGGCTCGGCAACGCGGGTCTGGTGGTCAGCCTCGATGCATCTCGATTGGCGCGCAACAACCGGGATTGGCATCAACTCCTCGAGTTGTGTTCATTGTTCGGCGTTATCATCGCCGATGGCGAGCGCCTCTACGATCCCTGCGCCTATCACGACCGCCTACTGTTAGGGCTCTCGGGGATCATGAGTGAAGCGGAGTTGCACCAGATCCGCATCCGCCTGCATCAAGGGGAGCGGCCTGCGCACGCATGA
- a CDS encoding aldehyde dehydrogenase family protein codes for MAPALLARYAIVSKPAAQTPLSGPALLAARRTAGRLFSVITATAAVMVGKTLRERQGSQDHLHRLYADWPHPDAVGFDQIKKLGLELGGDAPFIVFNGGTWTLPSKARCCRSSATPGRPACAPTGFTYSPVSMISSRRWRSRIGNLNVGDGLENGVAIGPNIDEKAVAKVKEHITDACAVGAQVVPGGEQHGRGGLFFTPPVPTAVTQEMKVAREDNSGWSRLPSDLIRKKRHQTRKRYQVRSRILHLLPRCIQVLAIHRYVRVANLHVSELLWRHAADLLREDSHDVAGKPSGFTMVAACIRYLTGRRKCDDIGT; via the coding sequence GTGGCGCCAGCGCTACTCGCCCGCTACGCCATCGTCTCCAAGCCCGCTGCCCAGACACCGCTCTCGGGGCCGGCGCTGCTCGCCGCGCGCCGGACTGCCGGGCGACTGTTCTCGGTGATCACCGCGACGGCCGCGGTCATGGTGGGCAAGACATTACGAGAACGACAAGGTTCGCAAGATCACCTTCACCGGCTCTACGCAGATTGGCCGCACCCTGATGCGGTAGGCTTCGACCAGATCAAGAAGCTTGGCCTCGAACTCGGCGGCGACGCCCCTTTCATCGTCTTCAACGGCGGGACCTGGACGCTGCCATCGAAGGCGCGATGCTGTCGAAGTTCCGCAACGCCGGGCAGACCTGCCTGTGCCCCAACTGGCTTTACGTACAGTCCGGTATCCATGATTTCTTCGCGGCGCTGGCGAAGTCGCATCGGCAACCTCAATGTCGGCGACGGCCTTGAGAATGGCGTGGCGATCGGACCAAACATCGACGAGAAGGCCGTCGCCAAGGTGAAGGAGCATATCACCGACGCATGTGCAGTGGGTGCTCAGGTCGTCCCCGGCGGCGAACAGCACGGAAGAGGTGGGCTGTTCTTCACGCCGCCGGTCCCGACTGCTGTTACGCAGGAGATGAAAGTCGCGCGCGAAGACAATTCGGGCTGGTCGCGCCTCCCTTCCGATTTAATACGGAAGAAGAGGCATCAGACGCGCAAACGATACCAAGTTCGGTCTCGCATCCTCCATCTACTCCCGCGATGCATCCAAGTTCTGGCCATCCATCGATACGTACGCGTAGCCAACCTGCATGTGTCCGAATTGTTATGGAGACATGCGGCTGATTTGCTGCGTGAAGACAGCCACGACGTCGCCGGCAAGCCATCTGGCTTTACGATGGTTGCCGCCTGCATTCGATACTTGACCGGCCGGCGCAAGTGCGATGACATTGGCACGTGA
- a CDS encoding acetolactate synthase catalytic subunit: MTETEPTVAVTIARALSRHGVKFIFGQSLPSAVILAAEEIGIRQIAYRQENMGGAMADGFARASGQVAVVTAQNGPAAALLVAPLAEALKASIPVVALVQEVERPQVDKNAFQELDHLALFASCAKWTRRIGTADRVDDYVDAAFVAAASGRPGPAVLLLPADLLRETAQPSAHKREACLSAWPLDRTRPSDASIAEAAFLIAKAHCPVVVAGGGALSTGAPSALANLQEFASLPVFTTNMGKGAVNEFHPLSFGVLGSLVGPTSLGRFTRGLVEDADLILQVGTRNNQNGTDSWRLIRPGTKIIQIDLDPQEIGRNYEAVRLVGDAAETLKALTQALKTQDLKARSQARPGLVDRIADAWRQFETVRAPLLMQGTGGIRPERVMAELQNLIQPEMIITADASYSSMWVVGHLRAPREGMRFLTPRGLAGLGWGLPLAMGAKVARPSAPVVAIVGDGGFAHSWAELETMVRMGIPVTVVVLNNGILGFQKDAETVKFGAYTTACHFAAVDHAAIARACGCEGIRVDDAADLPEVLKQALAAERPTLIEVMTDPDAHPPISLFAGTLDH; this comes from the coding sequence ATGACAGAAACCGAACCTACAGTTGCCGTAACAATCGCCCGTGCGCTATCGCGCCACGGCGTGAAGTTCATATTCGGTCAGAGCCTTCCTTCCGCCGTGATCCTCGCTGCGGAGGAAATCGGAATCCGTCAAATCGCCTACCGCCAGGAGAATATGGGTGGTGCGATGGCCGACGGTTTCGCGAGGGCCTCGGGACAGGTCGCGGTGGTCACCGCCCAGAACGGTCCAGCAGCGGCACTGCTCGTTGCACCGCTGGCCGAGGCCCTGAAGGCCAGCATCCCCGTGGTAGCTCTCGTTCAGGAGGTAGAGCGACCGCAAGTGGACAAGAATGCCTTTCAGGAACTCGATCACCTGGCGCTTTTCGCATCCTGCGCCAAGTGGACGCGCCGGATTGGCACCGCGGATCGGGTTGACGATTACGTGGACGCCGCGTTCGTGGCTGCGGCGAGTGGCCGGCCGGGGCCTGCCGTCCTTTTACTGCCGGCTGACCTGCTCCGCGAGACAGCTCAGCCCAGCGCCCACAAGCGCGAGGCATGCCTCAGCGCCTGGCCGCTCGACCGGACCCGGCCGTCGGATGCCAGCATTGCCGAAGCGGCTTTCCTAATCGCGAAAGCCCATTGCCCGGTGGTCGTGGCAGGTGGGGGCGCGCTTTCCACCGGCGCGCCATCGGCTCTGGCGAACCTTCAGGAATTTGCCTCGCTCCCTGTATTCACGACGAACATGGGCAAGGGTGCCGTCAATGAATTCCACCCCCTTTCATTCGGTGTGCTCGGATCCCTCGTCGGGCCAACATCGCTTGGCCGCTTCACGCGGGGCTTGGTCGAGGACGCCGACCTCATCCTGCAGGTTGGAACACGAAACAACCAGAACGGCACTGACAGCTGGCGCCTCATTCGCCCGGGCACAAAGATCATCCAGATCGACCTTGACCCGCAGGAGATCGGGCGCAACTATGAGGCAGTCCGTCTCGTCGGGGATGCGGCAGAAACCCTCAAAGCACTCACGCAGGCCCTCAAGACCCAAGATCTCAAGGCAAGATCACAGGCGCGCCCCGGTCTGGTCGATCGGATTGCCGACGCGTGGCGCCAGTTCGAGACGGTCAGGGCACCCCTTCTAATGCAGGGAACCGGAGGGATCAGGCCGGAACGTGTGATGGCCGAACTGCAGAATCTGATCCAGCCGGAGATGATCATCACCGCTGATGCAAGCTACTCATCGATGTGGGTCGTGGGTCATTTGCGAGCGCCACGGGAAGGGATGCGCTTCCTCACACCCCGTGGGCTCGCCGGGCTCGGATGGGGCCTTCCGCTCGCCATGGGAGCAAAAGTCGCGCGGCCTTCGGCACCTGTTGTGGCGATCGTCGGGGACGGCGGCTTTGCACATTCCTGGGCCGAATTGGAGACAATGGTCCGCATGGGAATTCCGGTGACGGTCGTCGTCCTGAACAACGGCATCCTCGGCTTCCAGAAGGACGCCGAAACCGTGAAGTTTGGGGCCTATACCACAGCCTGCCATTTTGCAGCGGTTGATCACGCGGCGATTGCGCGCGCCTGTGGCTGCGAAGGGATAAGAGTCGACGACGCTGCGGATCTGCCAGAGGTCCTCAAGCAAGCCCTCGCGGCCGAGCGGCCGACACTCATCGAGGTGATGACGGATCCCGATGCGCATCCTCCGATTTCGCTGTTTGCCGGGACCCTAGATCACTGA
- a CDS encoding ABC transporter ATP-binding protein, which produces MNAPVRTLHPLAKDRPLEKLALSEQIEFRNVTKLYGQVTAVRSLSLTVGRGEFLTILGPSGSGKTTTLMLLAGFEAPTEGDIRIAGKSVASVPSYRRDQGIVFQSYALFPHLTVRRNLEFPLEMRGIRSAERAARAERILSRVHLDGLGDRMPSQLSGGQQQRVALARALIADPPILLLDEPLGALDRNLREQMQGEIKGLHKEFGITTVCVTHDQEEALTLSDRIVVMNAGRIEQTDTPEALYDRPVSRFVANFLGDANILDDPSFAVEADTPQPDGTVAMIRPERIRISAPGTTMSADADQRQHVAGTVTDMIYAGPLRRYHVAVGDNDLVIREHVAAGRQIFQLGDTIQLDWLRSDIRFVTT; this is translated from the coding sequence CAAACTATACGGTCAGGTCACCGCCGTCAGGAGCCTGTCGTTGACCGTTGGGCGCGGCGAGTTCCTCACGATCCTTGGTCCGAGCGGTTCTGGCAAGACGACGACACTCATGCTGCTGGCTGGGTTCGAGGCGCCTACCGAAGGTGATATCCGCATCGCGGGGAAGTCCGTCGCCTCGGTACCTTCCTATCGGCGCGATCAGGGCATCGTCTTCCAAAGCTATGCGCTCTTCCCGCACCTTACTGTTCGCCGCAACCTTGAATTTCCGCTCGAGATGCGCGGCATCAGGTCGGCTGAACGGGCTGCGAGAGCCGAACGTATCCTGTCACGTGTCCATCTAGACGGCCTGGGTGACCGCATGCCATCGCAGCTCAGCGGTGGGCAGCAGCAGCGCGTGGCGCTCGCCCGGGCCCTCATAGCCGACCCTCCAATCCTGTTGCTAGATGAGCCGTTGGGAGCACTCGACCGTAACCTGCGTGAGCAAATGCAGGGTGAGATCAAGGGGCTTCACAAGGAGTTCGGAATCACCACGGTGTGTGTCACACACGACCAGGAGGAGGCGCTCACACTTTCCGATCGGATCGTGGTGATGAACGCTGGACGAATTGAGCAAACTGACACGCCTGAGGCGCTATATGACCGTCCTGTCTCCCGGTTTGTCGCGAATTTCCTTGGGGACGCCAACATCCTCGATGATCCGTCATTCGCCGTTGAGGCGGACACGCCGCAACCGGACGGCACCGTCGCGATGATCCGGCCGGAACGTATACGGATCTCCGCTCCTGGCACCACGATGAGTGCCGACGCCGATCAGCGCCAGCATGTCGCCGGCACCGTGACCGATATGATCTATGCTGGCCCGCTGCGAAGATACCACGTGGCTGTCGGCGATAACGACCTGGTCATACGCGAACATGTCGCCGCGGGGCGTCAGATTTTCCAGCTCGGGGACACCATTCAGCTCGACTGGTTGAGATCGGACATCCGCTTCGTCACGACGTGA
- a CDS encoding transposase, which translates to MDGDEAEILARLEDCNQPIHRIRGRIEKIFGIWKRSYGLHRMRWRGLQRQAFITAIAYNMEHSLKVMSSLWLDSGKKHH; encoded by the coding sequence GTGGACGGGGATGAAGCCGAAATACTGGCACGCCTTGAGGACTGCAACCAACCGATCCACCGCATTCGTGGCCGGATCGAGAAGATTTTCGGCATATGGAAACGAAGCTACGGCCTTCACCGGATGCGATGGCGAGGCTTGCAAAGGCAGGCGTTCATCACCGCCATCGCCTACAATATGGAACACAGTTTGAAGGTCATGTCATCGCTATGGCTGGATAGCGGCAAAAAACACCATTGA
- a CDS encoding ABC transporter permease subunit: MLTLQKLTRASVGLTLPALCLLLLVFAIPIVQLFFNSINAPAFSLVNYLTFFVRPANVRVLIQTLEVSIAATVICALIGYPTAYLITAASKQVRTVLVILVLIPYLTSSLARTYAWVMILGDRGLINNLLLDLGVITSPLPLIYNRMAMYIGMVHIMLPIMILPLVSVMLGIDKSQVAAARSMGARPFSAFWRVFFPLSLPGLRSGALLVFILSLGFYITPAALGGLRDVMLSTFIAAEVQSSFNLGRIGAASFILLAIAMTVLAVLRLNPAGPQGNAASVRRNRFPAAGALARHLIELGTVGRARRWKTHLYRAGDATRVWRYPGITLVIFTLLFLLFPGVVVIIVSFSAGTQLEFPPSGFSLQWYRSFFADPSWNRAALSSFEIAISVTIISTILGTLAAYGLSRSTPMLRNVLTLILLAPITFPVIVVGIAAYLGLVSFGLVGSKTGIVLAHSIGAMSYVVAVVAATLTNFDTSLEQAAKSMRAGPFRTFMRVTLPLIRPGILGGAVFAFLHSFDEVVISLLVSGLSIRTLPLKMWENIRHEIDPTVAAVASLLMLLPVLWLVAMYFVWWRSRSRMQAASAPTLAAV; this comes from the coding sequence ATGTTGACTTTACAAAAGCTTACGCGGGCCTCTGTTGGGCTGACCCTTCCGGCGCTCTGCCTCCTGCTACTCGTCTTTGCCATACCGATCGTCCAGCTCTTCTTCAACAGCATCAACGCACCCGCGTTCTCCCTCGTCAATTACCTGACGTTCTTCGTGCGTCCTGCGAACGTTCGCGTCCTCATCCAGACCCTCGAGGTAAGCATCGCAGCCACGGTCATCTGCGCTCTCATCGGCTATCCGACGGCCTACCTGATCACGGCTGCTTCGAAGCAGGTCCGGACCGTCTTGGTCATCCTCGTCCTGATCCCGTATCTCACGAGCTCCCTGGCCCGAACCTACGCCTGGGTCATGATCCTGGGTGACCGCGGCCTCATCAATAACCTGCTGCTCGATCTGGGCGTCATCACGAGTCCTCTGCCTCTGATTTACAACCGTATGGCCATGTACATCGGCATGGTCCACATCATGTTGCCGATCATGATCCTGCCGCTAGTGAGCGTGATGCTCGGAATCGATAAGTCGCAAGTGGCAGCCGCGCGCAGCATGGGCGCGCGTCCGTTCTCGGCCTTCTGGCGCGTGTTCTTCCCGCTCAGTCTGCCCGGCTTACGCAGCGGTGCGTTGCTCGTCTTCATCCTGAGCCTCGGATTCTACATCACGCCCGCAGCCCTCGGTGGCCTGCGCGATGTCATGCTCTCGACTTTCATCGCGGCTGAGGTGCAAAGCTCGTTCAATCTCGGCCGGATAGGGGCCGCGTCATTTATTCTCCTCGCGATCGCGATGACGGTGCTCGCCGTCCTCAGACTCAATCCGGCCGGCCCCCAAGGCAATGCTGCGTCGGTTCGGCGAAACCGTTTTCCCGCAGCGGGGGCCTTGGCGCGACACCTCATTGAGCTCGGCACGGTTGGGCGGGCGCGTCGCTGGAAGACGCATCTTTACCGCGCTGGCGACGCCACCCGTGTCTGGAGGTACCCGGGGATCACGTTAGTCATATTCACCCTACTCTTTCTCCTCTTCCCGGGTGTGGTGGTGATCATCGTGTCGTTCAGCGCCGGAACGCAGTTGGAATTCCCTCCATCCGGCTTTTCCTTGCAATGGTATCGTTCGTTTTTTGCCGATCCGTCGTGGAACAGGGCCGCGCTCAGCAGTTTCGAAATTGCAATCTCGGTAACCATAATCTCGACCATACTCGGTACGCTGGCCGCCTATGGACTCAGCCGCAGCACGCCAATGCTGCGCAACGTGCTCACGTTGATCCTCCTGGCACCGATCACCTTTCCGGTGATCGTGGTAGGCATCGCAGCCTACCTTGGTCTGGTATCCTTCGGCCTGGTCGGGTCGAAGACGGGCATCGTCTTGGCGCACAGCATTGGCGCTATGAGCTATGTCGTGGCTGTCGTCGCGGCAACGCTGACCAACTTTGACACTAGCCTTGAGCAAGCCGCTAAGAGCATGCGGGCCGGGCCCTTCCGGACGTTCATGAGGGTGACACTGCCTTTGATCCGGCCAGGCATCCTCGGCGGGGCGGTTTTTGCCTTCCTTCATTCATTCGACGAAGTGGTCATATCCTTGCTGGTCAGCGGTCTATCCATACGCACGCTTCCCTTAAAGATGTGGGAAAACATCCGGCATGAGATCGACCCTACCGTCGCCGCGGTAGCGTCGCTGCTGATGCTTCTGCCCGTGCTCTGGCTCGTCGCTATGTACTTCGTCTGGTGGCGGTCAAGATCCAGAATGCAAGCCGCTTCCGCCCCCACGCTCGCCGCGGTCTGA
- a CDS encoding cyclase family protein, translating to MGNRWNNKPEGANWGLFGADDEVGRLNLITDDIRLKAAAEIRTGRAFCLSLPLDLPGGTALNPNRKPPRRHVATRKQGLPAVNYPLHLENTHYIDASCDDSVTLFTQYSTQWDALSHIGQHFDADGDGTAEIVYYNGFKGGTDVLGPDAEGGARARRLGIDKFAETCVQGRGVLLDLGRIYGRDRTLVGYDALLHAMQSQSVEVEAGDMLCIHTGFAKLVVDMDGSPDPRVLHNACAVLEGRDDRLLRWIDDCGIAALVADNFAVEAYPNRVPDDCDHCAGLPLHQQCLFKLGLPLGELWYLSDLAAWLRDHNRSRFFLTAPPLRLPGSFGSPLTPVATV from the coding sequence ATGGGCAACCGATGGAACAATAAGCCGGAAGGCGCAAACTGGGGCCTGTTCGGCGCCGACGACGAAGTCGGGCGTCTCAACCTGATCACGGATGACATCCGCCTGAAAGCGGCCGCCGAGATCAGGACCGGCCGGGCTTTCTGCCTCAGCTTGCCGCTGGACCTTCCCGGCGGGACTGCGCTCAATCCGAACCGAAAGCCGCCCCGTCGTCATGTGGCGACACGCAAGCAGGGACTGCCGGCGGTGAACTATCCGCTACATCTGGAGAATACCCATTACATCGACGCTTCCTGCGATGACAGCGTGACATTATTCACACAATATTCGACGCAGTGGGACGCCCTTAGCCACATCGGGCAGCATTTCGACGCCGACGGTGACGGCACCGCTGAGATCGTCTATTATAATGGCTTCAAGGGCGGCACGGATGTTCTTGGACCCGATGCCGAAGGCGGAGCCCGCGCGCGCCGACTAGGCATCGACAAGTTCGCCGAGACTTGCGTCCAAGGTAGGGGCGTGCTGCTTGACCTAGGCAGGATCTATGGACGGGACCGGACCCTGGTCGGCTACGATGCCCTGTTGCATGCTATGCAGAGTCAGTCCGTTGAAGTCGAGGCGGGCGACATGCTGTGCATTCACACCGGATTCGCCAAACTTGTTGTCGACATGGACGGCAGCCCGGATCCGCGTGTTCTGCACAATGCCTGCGCCGTACTAGAGGGGCGGGACGACAGGCTGCTCCGGTGGATCGACGACTGCGGTATCGCCGCGCTGGTTGCCGACAACTTCGCGGTGGAGGCCTATCCGAATCGCGTACCGGACGACTGCGACCACTGCGCCGGCCTGCCGCTGCACCAGCAGTGTCTGTTCAAGCTTGGCCTTCCCCTTGGCGAGCTCTGGTACCTATCGGACTTGGCTGCGTGGCTAAGAGATCACAACCGTAGCCGGTTTTTCCTTACCGCCCCGCCTCTGCGCCTGCCCGGCTCGTTTGGCTCGCCGCTGACACCCGTCGCCACAGTGTAG
- a CDS encoding SDR family oxidoreductase, translating into MDQISHAPAFAGKVALVTGAARGIGLSIATRFLNAGAGVVLTDLSESDLNASISTLSSDCTGRALAVRVDVSKDADVTRMVESAAARFGRVDILVNNAGISPKHGGLKATVEEMLAAEWRQVLEVNLTGAFLCCRACLPHMRAAKWGRIINIASVAGRTKTEIAGAHYAASKAGMMALARTLAVEVGTANITVNSIAPGRIETPMAAAAGAELNRAYVARIPVGRLGTGEDIAAAVAYLASEDAAFLTGVTLDVNGGSFMI; encoded by the coding sequence GTGGACCAGATTTCGCACGCACCCGCATTCGCGGGCAAGGTGGCTCTGGTGACAGGCGCCGCGCGGGGCATCGGACTTTCGATCGCCACGCGGTTTCTTAACGCCGGCGCCGGTGTGGTGCTGACGGACCTCTCCGAGAGTGACCTGAACGCCAGCATTTCGACCCTGTCTTCGGACTGTACTGGGCGGGCCTTGGCGGTGCGCGTTGATGTGTCCAAAGACGCTGATGTCACGCGAATGGTCGAGTCAGCAGCGGCCCGATTCGGGCGGGTCGACATCCTGGTCAACAACGCGGGAATCTCTCCGAAACACGGCGGACTGAAGGCTACGGTTGAAGAGATGCTCGCCGCGGAGTGGCGTCAGGTTCTCGAAGTTAACCTGACAGGCGCCTTCCTCTGCTGCAGGGCCTGCCTTCCCCACATGCGGGCGGCGAAATGGGGCCGGATCATCAACATCGCTTCAGTGGCCGGCCGAACGAAAACCGAGATTGCAGGAGCCCACTATGCCGCGTCCAAAGCCGGCATGATGGCCCTTGCCCGCACCCTTGCGGTTGAAGTTGGCACAGCGAACATTACGGTGAATTCCATTGCGCCGGGCCGCATCGAAACACCGATGGCTGCCGCGGCTGGTGCCGAGCTTAACCGGGCTTACGTCGCCCGCATTCCTGTCGGCCGACTTGGCACCGGCGAGGACATCGCCGCTGCGGTCGCCTACCTGGCGTCTGAAGACGCTGCCTTCCTCACGGGTGTGACGCTCGACGTCAACGGCGGCTCGTTCATGATCTGA
- a CDS encoding ATP-grasp domain-containing protein — translation MAKRALILVEGHRNIGLGYVEAARSLGLHPITLSADPARYDYLAAESIETIRVDTDNLDALIHECSRLAGTYDIAGITGFAGDDESIYATVGRLCRHFDLPGPNPQSVERCCDKFIQRQLLAAAGVPMPAYRLAANASEVEGSAAEIGLPVILKPAVGSGSIGVRLCSTIDEVAEHTTYLFSEKHIWRSSPRILVEEFVQGPHYIAHIMGNEVFGIEATNFDRLPHFVFYTGIFPAPLADEEHKRIADVSLSCLQPLGLGWGPTCIELRWAKLGPVVIEVNPRLGGGPRPIQLAYGVDLVTEHIKLVVGDEGDLRKRHSHIAAWRTLLPDRDGTLDWIRGDDQAAAVSGVAEVKLYVEPKTPIVRKGDYRDCLGYVIAVSPSLAETEIALQRAVDSIDWSITPFRQNLI, via the coding sequence ATGGCAAAAAGAGCCCTCATCCTGGTTGAAGGTCATAGGAATATTGGTCTGGGGTACGTCGAAGCAGCCCGGAGTCTTGGTCTTCATCCAATTACCCTGTCGGCTGATCCAGCTCGCTACGACTACCTTGCGGCAGAAAGCATTGAGACAATCCGTGTCGATACAGACAATCTCGATGCGCTAATCCACGAATGCTCCCGGTTAGCTGGGACGTATGACATTGCTGGCATTACTGGCTTTGCGGGCGACGACGAGTCAATCTATGCGACAGTTGGCAGGCTCTGCCGGCATTTCGATCTACCGGGACCGAACCCACAATCGGTTGAACGATGCTGCGACAAATTCATTCAACGTCAACTCCTAGCGGCAGCCGGCGTTCCAATGCCTGCTTATCGGCTGGCAGCGAATGCGTCGGAGGTTGAAGGCTCTGCCGCGGAGATCGGCCTGCCGGTGATTCTGAAGCCAGCTGTAGGCAGCGGCAGCATCGGTGTCCGATTGTGCAGCACCATCGATGAGGTAGCCGAACATACCACTTACCTGTTTAGCGAGAAGCACATATGGCGGTCTTCGCCGAGGATACTCGTCGAAGAATTCGTACAAGGCCCCCATTATATCGCTCATATAATGGGAAATGAGGTCTTTGGGATCGAGGCCACTAATTTCGACCGCCTACCGCATTTCGTCTTTTATACCGGTATCTTTCCCGCCCCCCTTGCAGATGAAGAGCATAAGCGTATTGCCGATGTTTCGCTGAGCTGTTTGCAACCTCTCGGCCTCGGCTGGGGCCCAACGTGCATTGAACTCCGGTGGGCGAAGCTTGGCCCAGTCGTCATTGAAGTCAATCCACGTCTTGGTGGCGGTCCTCGACCGATCCAGCTGGCTTACGGTGTCGATCTAGTTACCGAACACATCAAGCTTGTCGTCGGCGACGAAGGGGATTTGCGCAAAAGGCATTCGCACATTGCGGCCTGGCGAACCCTTCTTCCTGATCGCGATGGCACCCTCGACTGGATCCGTGGTGATGATCAAGCGGCTGCTGTATCAGGTGTTGCCGAGGTCAAATTGTATGTTGAACCCAAGACGCCGATCGTCAGGAAAGGCGACTACCGGGACTGTCTCGGATATGTCATCGCCGTTTCACCCAGCCTTGCTGAGACCGAGATCGCACTCCAGCGTGCCGTCGACTCGATCGATTGGTCGATCACACCATTCCGACAGAATCTGATCTGA